The stretch of DNA GAAACCGGTCCGGATCTGCTCGACGGTGACGCCGCGCTCGAGCAGCCACGGGATCAGTTCGGCACGCTCGTCGCGCGCCCTGCCCTCGAGGCCGTCGAGCAGCCCGGACGCTTCGAGATCGAAGTCTTCGGCCACGGCCACAACGTATACCGCCGAGGTAGGGCAATATGCGGATACATGGCTTCCGAGGTGCTCCACGGTTTTCCGCCGATCGTCGGCGACGGCGCCAAGACACTGATCCTCGGCAACATGCCAAGCGTGATGTCGCTGGGTGCGCAGCAGTACTACGCGAACCCGCGCAACGCGTTCTGGAGCATCATCGGCGCGATCTTCGGGTTCGATGCGGACGCACCCTATGAGGTGCGGACGGCGGTGCTGATTGCAAATCGCATCGCAGTGTGGGACGTGCTGCGGTCATGTCGCCGCGTCGGCAGCCTGGATTCGGCCGTTGAACCAGACAGCATGGTGGCCAACGACTTTGGCGGGCTATTCGAGCAGTATCCCGACATTTCGCGCGTGTACTTCAACGGCGCCGCCGCGGAGAAGAACTTCAACCGCCTGGTCCGCGTCGCACCGGATTTCGCCTACCGACGACTGCCGTCGACCAGCCCGGCACAGACCATGCGCTACGAGGACAAGCTGACCGCCTGGCGCGTCATCGGCGAATCATGACACCGGCGGGCGGCGCTGCGCCCATGGCCGAGCCTGCTCGATCTGTGCTCCCAACGACAGCAACGTAGCCTCGTCGAATGGTTTGCCCACCAATTGGATTGACGTCGGCAGGCCATTGCTGTCCAGATCCCATGGCACCACAGCCGCAGGCTGGCCCGTCACGTTGAACATCGCCTGGAACGGCACCCGCTGAGCAACCAAGGCCAGCGTCGCGATCGCCCCGCGCCGCTGGTAGGCCCCGACCTTCGACGGGCCGATCGCGGTCCCGGGTGTGATCACCACGTCGACATCGTCGTAGATCGACTGGATACGTTCGGCCACTTCGCTTTCCGACCCTCTGATCGCATTCATCCGACTCTCCGGGAGCAGGCCGCCGATCCGCGCGAAGGCGCGGGTGCGACGCTCAAGCCGCTCCGGGTGCGGCAACGTCTTCACGTCGTCGTATACGCCGCGGAAGTAGCGTGGCAGCGCCTGCCCATACATCCCGGCGGCCGGATAGTCCGGGTCACGCCTAACCACCTCGTGGCCCAACTCGCGCAGCAGCGCACCTGCCTCCTCGACCGCGGCCCGTTGCGCCTTGCCGATGCGAGCCTTGAATGGCGGAGGCACCTTGGTGCTCAACGCGATTCGCAACCGTCCTGGTTCTTGTTTGGCTGCAGCGACGAACCCATTGCCCGGCGCCGTCACATCCAGGAACAACGCGGCATCCTCCA from Mycobacterium sp. JS623 encodes:
- a CDS encoding DNA-deoxyinosine glycosylase; its protein translation is MASEVLHGFPPIVGDGAKTLILGNMPSVMSLGAQQYYANPRNAFWSIIGAIFGFDADAPYEVRTAVLIANRIAVWDVLRSCRRVGSLDSAVEPDSMVANDFGGLFEQYPDISRVYFNGAAAEKNFNRLVRVAPDFAYRRLPSTSPAQTMRYEDKLTAWRVIGES
- a CDS encoding amidase; translated protein: MDTRELVFAGAAAQARMLADGVITAPALLDAYLERIGRVDPELRSYRVVLADSARQEAAAAQARLDAGQRLPLLGVPFAIKDDVDVAGELTTYGSAAHGPACTQDAEAVRRLRDAGAIILGKTAVPEMMLWPFTETLAFGATRNPWNTDYTPGGSSGGSGAAVAAGLASMALGSDGMGSIRIPSTWCGLFGVKPQRDRVPLAPHDDAWCGLSVNGPMARTVEDAALFLDVTAPGNGFVAAAKQEPGRLRIALSTKVPPPFKARIGKAQRAAVEEAGALLRELGHEVVRRDPDYPAAGMYGQALPRYFRGVYDDVKTLPHPERLERRTRAFARIGGLLPESRMNAIRGSESEVAERIQSIYDDVDVVITPGTAIGPSKVGAYQRRGAIATLALVAQRVPFQAMFNVTGQPAAVVPWDLDSNGLPTSIQLVGKPFDEATLLSLGAQIEQARPWAQRRPPVS